Within Chlamydia pneumoniae TW-183, the genomic segment CTGGAGAAATTTCCTTACCTATGCTTAAGGAGGTAGGAGTGGAATTTGTTTTAGTAGGTCACTCCGAGCGTCGTCATATTTTTGGAGAGAGTGATGCCTTTATTGCTTCAAAGGTAAAGTCTGTAGCTCAGGCGGGACTCGTGCCTGTTCTTTGTGTTGGAGAGAGCTTAGAAGTTCGTGAAGAGGGAAAGGCGCATCAGGTAATCAAAAAACAGTTGCTTTTGGGATTGGAACAGATGGATAATGGTTCCGAATTTTTGATCGCCTATGAACCAGTATGGGCTATCGGCACAGGGAAGGTGGCAGAAGCTTCGGATGTGCAAGATATTCATATGTTTTGTCGTGAGGTAGTGGCAGAGAGGTTCTCAGAAGCTACAGCTGAAGAGATTTCGATTTTGTACGGAGGATCTGTGAAGGTCGATAATGCTCAGCGATTTGGGCAATGTAGCGACGTCGATGGTCTTTTAGTTGGCGGAGCTTCTTTAGAAGGGCAAAGTTTTTTTGAAGTCGCTAAAAATTTTAATGTATAATTTGTGAGAGTTATGAGATTTTTTTGTCTATTTTTTCTTGGGTTCCTAGGATCTTTTCATTGTGTTGCTGAAGACAAGGGCGTGGATTTATTTGGAGTCTGGGACGATAACCAAATTACAGAGTGTGACGATAGTTACATGACAGAGGGTCGTGAAGAGGTTGAAAAGGTAGTGGACGCTTAGTCCATCGGCTTTTATTTATATTCTCCCTAAGGAAGTCCTGTATTGAAGATCGCTTTCTCATAGATAGAAGTAATTTTCAGATAGTCAATAATTGGTTTTTTTAAGAGAATGCTAGGCAGGTGCTCGTGTTTGGGCATTTGATTAAGTCTACATGAATCTGGAGGGAGAGATTCTTCTGGTATTGAGAAGTAGAACAAAAAACAAGGATCAGACGTTCTCCGATGTCTTCCTAATCGATGTCTTTAAATAAGGAGATTGGCATGACAGTGTTGTTTTACGCATTTTTATTCATTTTCCTTTTTCTATGTGTAATTCTTTGTGGCTTAATCCTGGTTCAAGAGAGTAAGAGCATGGGGTTAGGTTCTTCGTTCGGCGTGGATTCTGGAGATTCTGTCTTTGGTGTCTCTACTCCAGATATTTTGAAAAAAGTGACTTCATGGTGTGCTGTTGCTTTCTGCATAGGTTGTTTACTACTTTCATTTTCCACGAATCTCTTGGGGAAAAAGTTAGATGCTAAAGAATTTCTATTGCCTGCTGCTGAGGAGAGCGACACTCAAGCTTCTTCTGAGAGCGTTGAAGCAGATGAATCCTAGCCTATTTGCGGAATTAGGTGTTGTCTAGATTGAATTGCAATAAAGCTAGCAAGTTTTTATTTTCATACGAGATATGAGTGTACGGTCGGATAAGAGTAGAAATCTTTCTTTTGTTCCTATGGTTAAGAAGTCCTTTGGCTTCCTTAAAGAGTATGACTCTTATCAACCCAAGAAATGTTTTAGATCCAAGTGCTTGTCGTACGAGATTTCTTCACAGAGCTCTGCCAAGCCCATGTTCAGACTATGATTAGACGTTTAGAATATTACGGCAGTCCTATTTTAAGGAAAAAGTCTTCCCCAATTGCAGAGATCACAGATGAGATTCGTAATCTCGTGAGTGATATGTGTGATACTATGGAAGCACATCGTGGTGTCGGTTTAGCCGCTCCTCAGGTAGGGAAAAACGTCAGTTTATTTGTCATGTGTGTAGATAGAGAGACTGAGGATGGAGAGTTGATTTTCTCTGAGTCTCCGAGGGTATTTATCAATCCTGTTCTATCAGATCCTTCTGAAACCCCGATCATAGGTAAAGAAGGATGTCTTTCTATTCCTGGATTGCGAGGAGAAGTATTCCGCCCTCAGAAAATCACAGTGACCGCTATGGATCTCAATGGTAAAATATTTACTGAGCACTTGGAAGGATTCACTGCACGTATCATTATGCACGAGACTGACCATCTGAATGGAGTTCTCTATATTGATCTTATGGAAGAACCCAAAGATCCTAAAAAATTTAAAGCCTCTTTAGAGAAGATCAAACGTCGCTACAATACACACTTGAGTAAAGAAGAACTAGTTTCTTAATTGCTCTTCAGTCTGATGTAGGTGATATTTTCTTGTCTCTTGCGTCACATTTGTTGTCAGCTTTGCTTATTTCCCCGAACAAATTTCGTCAAAGGTTTTAAAATGTGTCTTGCTGATTTTTGCTAAGAGCTCTTTCCCTCGTTGCTTAGCGATCTCTCTTCCTGCTGCTTTGACATTGAATCCAGCACCTTTAGGAAGCTGTACTTGATATTGTTCTTCCAACTTCTGTATCGACTGTACAAATGCATCTCTAGCCAATATAGAAGCTGCTGCTACGACTACATCTTGTTCTGCACGTGGCTTTTGTATTAAAGTAATATCGGTTTCTTTTTTTTGAAGTGCTTTGAGTAGGGTGTATTCTGAAGCTGCAAACTGATCTGAAATAGCAAAGACATCTCCTGCAGGTTTGGGTGCTAAGTTGTTGATAACAGTAGCGTGGGCCCAAGCAAGAAGTGTATTTAAATTCTGGAATTTCCCATATAGCTCGTTATATTTTTCTGGGTATAGAATGATGACATCGCAGACACATAGTGAGCGTATGATACGTGCTAAAGAAGCGATTTTCGTGTCTTTGAGATTTTTAGAGTCTTGGACTTTATTCTCATAGAGTTTTTTTAAGATCTCTGCATTCGATGCATAGACTGCCGCAATACATAAAGGGCCAAAAAAATCACCTTTCCCTGATTCATCGACTCCCAACCTTGGACGAAGGTCTTGCTCTACCCTTGCATGGGTGAAGGTATGAAGGATTTCTGGTTCTAAGAAAAATTCTATGAATTCCTCACTTCCTTTACCTTGGATTACGAGTTTCCCGGAGGGGTATAGAGTGCAGGTAACAGTGTTAGAGCGAGCTTGAAATACGGTATTCTGTGGCTGAGAAAAGATAAAATTTTTTTCTTTTAGCTGATCTCTTAAATTGTTTTGAGCAGAAGTTGTTAAAGTAACAACAAATGGTGGCGGCATGCAGGACATCTACCTATAAATTATAGAAAAAATTTAGAACGGTTGAATTCCTAGTCCTAGGAATCCAGGATGCAAAGTGCTCATACTTTTTATTTTTGCCTACTATATCGTATAGTTATGACAACTTCCAAGTACAAATTAAACAACAATTTTGTATATTTCTGCAAATAACTGCGGGGAGCCAAAGATACAAGAGTGTAAGATGTCTGGTATTTTACATTCTTAAGGTTTTGAGAAACACTATATAGGTAATCATGCAAGAACACATACATAAAGAATTGCTACATCTAGGTGAAATCTTTCGCTCATCACGAGAGTCTCAATCCCTATCGTTAAAGGATGTAGAGGCTGCAACCTCGATACGATATAGTTGTTTAGAAGCTATTGAACAGGGGTGTTTAGGAAAATTGATTTCTCCAGTTTATGCTCAGGGATTTATTAAGAAATACGCTACGTATCTTGGGTTGGATGGAGATAGTATCTTACAAGAACATCCTTATGTCATGAAAATTTTTAAAGAGTTTTCAGATCATAATATGGAGATGCTTTTAGACCTTGAATCGATGGGAGGAAGGAATTCTCCGGAAAGAGCAATTCATTCTTGGTCGAATCTTTGGTGGGCAGGGCTGATCATTATAGGTGGCATCATGGTGTGGTGGCTCGGATCGTTGTTTTCTATTTTTTAACTTAAGGTCTGTTGGTCTCTATTTAGACCAACAGATAGGATGGAGTACTTCTTACCCTAATTTGAATAGTTGTGAGACTTTCTGAGCCCCTTGCAAAAGTTGTCTTTGATTTTCAGGAGACCAGGGATCTTCATCCCTACCCTCATCATCCTCAGGACCTAAGGGCTCTCCTAAACCATCACTTCCTGTTGTACTATCACAGCCATCGGTTCGGTCTCTTCTCTGTTGGGAGCTTCCTCCAACACCGAAGGCACTGGCATGGAATGCCAAATCCTCCGCCTGTCACAATACCATCTCTTTCTATTTCGTCGTCATCCCACGGGTCAGGAGGTGGTGGAGCTTGTCTAGGAGCTTCGCCTTGGGTTTGTCTCCAAATGTTCTCTCCAGCTGTGGTGGTGACTAATACCTTTCTAAGAATTCTTTGCCAAGGACCTTGGACTCTAGGGTCAAGAACAGTTTGCTCTGGATGTAGAGGATCTAAAGGAAGATATCCTTTTGAAAGAAGGCATAGAAGGACAAGGACTTCAAATACCTGAGATTCTAAACTCAAACCAATACCAGGACCTAAGAAAGTCGCAAGATCACTGGCAACAAGTCTTTTTAGTGATTTTTTTATTAAGTCCACAATTTGTTTAGCAGCTTGTCCTAAAGGACCCTTGTAACCGGATTCTAAGCTCAAAACCTCTAACCTGGATAATTTTTGTAATAAAGTCCTAAAATTGAGTTTGCATGTAACACGGCATTCTTGAGCGGGGTGCTTCTTTTGTTGAGGAGCTGGCGCGCCTCCTACAGCACCTTGTAGCTGTTCTTCGTCTGTTGGAGGTGGGGGACAGGGTTGCTGTTCTGGTTGTAGAATCCAACAAGTAGGAGGATTGTCAGATGAAGTTACAAAGGAAAGAGCCCCCTCTGAAACAGCTTGAAGTATGAGACTCCATGGTGGTGTCTGTTGCATGTCTTCGCCTAAGCCGTTGTTTTGTAAAAGCTTGACTAGAGATTCACCCATGCATCTTGGTTGAGCTGCTTTTAGTAGTTCCCGATGTAGCTTGCAACCATTTTCAACCTCCTGTTTATCCCCGTCACCCAACGGTTCACCTTGCTCAATCTTCTGTGTACAGTGCGGTAGCTGTTGGAAAGACATACCAACACAAATAGGTCCGTATTGCTGTATAAGTTGTTGTAGAAATTGTGCTGAGGGATTATCAGGATCATCCACGGTCTCTAAGCAGCATGCGCAACATCCTCCCCATATCCATTGTAAGAAACCAGGACAATGCTCTCTGCACCAGGGAGTCCCGGTTCTATAACAATAATGTCCTAGACGTTGCATTCTAGCACTATCTAAGAGATTATTAAGTAACGAGCCTGCTTGTTCTACCATACCTAGCACATTGTCTGATCCGAGCGAGATACCCATTTCACGACCTCCAGTCCCAGGCTGTTGTGTAATTACACGTCCACCTTGAGAGCCAGATTGGCCTCCTTCTTGCAGTGGAATATCTTCTCCTCCGGGATTTGGTGGGGGCGTTTCGCGATAATAACAATTACAATTTCCACATGGAAATGTCATAAGGCTTCTCCTTTAGTGAGGTTGAGTTGTATGGATTTTTATAATTACGAGTTCTTCTAGAAAGGAATTATAGAATGTTCAGATAGAGTATTTTAAAGCGGGTTATTTCTTATTGGATGATTAAGAAAAATAGGAAATCTTGATTATGTTTTTTTGTCGAGATTACTTTTAGAGAAAGAGTTTAAAGTGATCGCGGGTTATTAGTCAATTTATTTTTTAATTTAACATAGATCCTCTCTTAAGTTTCCTTGTTGTGATGGGATAAATATTTGGGGAAGAAATGCCGCAAAATTTTTTCTAAGTTCTCAAACTTTTCAAGAAAACATAGATTCTTGGATAGAACAAAAGCTTCGCGGCAAAAAATAGGAATCTTATTCTTTGTTTATTTTTATCCCTAAAAATAGAGTTTGTAAATGACCCGAGCATTCAAGGATACGCTGTTGATACGCCAAATTCCCATCCTCATCATCATCTTCATTTTCATCTTCTTCTTCGAGACTTGACATGAGAGGGACAGATTCTGCAGGGGTAGGACAATCAAGACTTTCCTGTCTTACTAATGAGGGTTTCTTTTTTAAAAACGATGCTGAAGTTTTCCCTGTTCTATAGCTGTATTGTAGTCGATAGAAGATGGTCATAATCGGATCATCTATCATGTGTATATCTACGACAGATGTCTCATCGGTATTTGCAGGGCAATAGCCAATCGCTAACATCAATAAAACGACGATATCACGAAAATTTGGGCACGTATAACATATTTCTCCACCTGTGTGCTTTAGAATAGAAGATGTGCTTTGTGATGCAGATAAGAGAAAGCTATTCAGCATTTTCACAATCAGGAGACCAAAAGGACCTAAAGCTGAAAAATCTCCTGTTTTTAGATTGGTGACTTGGATTTTTCCTAATTGTCTGGCCATGCCATTGTCATTGTATTTTTTTGCCACGTACTGGGGCTCTGCACCGACTGAAGATGGGCGTCGCGCATCTCTTGATCCACAGGATAGGCGTGACGTCGTTAAGGGGCTCGTATTTAAGATATAGCACGCAGGAATGCGTGTAGAATTAGAAGCAGAAGATGTTCCTGAGGCTTCCTCTGATTCTATAGTT encodes:
- a CDS encoding helix-turn-helix domain-containing protein → MQEHIHKELLHLGEIFRSSRESQSLSLKDVEAATSIRYSCLEAIEQGCLGKLISPVYAQGFIKKYATYLGLDGDSILQEHPYVMKIFKEFSDHNMEMLLDLESMGGRNSPERAIHSWSNLWWAGLIIIGGIMVWWLGSLFSIF
- the rnhC gene encoding ribonuclease HIII, producing the protein MPPPFVVTLTTSAQNNLRDQLKEKNFIFSQPQNTVFQARSNTVTCTLYPSGKLVIQGKGSEEFIEFFLEPEILHTFTHARVEQDLRPRLGVDESGKGDFFGPLCIAAVYASNAEILKKLYENKVQDSKNLKDTKIASLARIIRSLCVCDVIILYPEKYNELYGKFQNLNTLLAWAHATVINNLAPKPAGDVFAISDQFAASEYTLLKALQKKETDITLIQKPRAEQDVVVAAASILARDAFVQSIQKLEEQYQVQLPKGAGFNVKAAGREIAKQRGKELLAKISKTHFKTFDEICSGK
- the tpiA gene encoding triose-phosphate isomerase, producing the protein MTRQSYVLGNWKMHKTIQEAKEYVQTLASLLQGEPLSCTIGIASPFTSLRAIHEMINTTGAFLWLGAQNVHPELSGAFTGEISLPMLKEVGVEFVLVGHSERRHIFGESDAFIASKVKSVAQAGLVPVLCVGESLEVREEGKAHQVIKKQLLLGLEQMDNGSEFLIAYEPVWAIGTGKVAEASDVQDIHMFCREVVAERFSEATAEEISILYGGSVKVDNAQRFGQCSDVDGLLVGGASLEGQSFFEVAKNFNV
- the def gene encoding peptide deformylase, with amino-acid sequence MIRRLEYYGSPILRKKSSPIAEITDEIRNLVSDMCDTMEAHRGVGLAAPQVGKNVSLFVMCVDRETEDGELIFSESPRVFINPVLSDPSETPIIGKEGCLSIPGLRGEVFRPQKITVTAMDLNGKIFTEHLEGFTARIIMHETDHLNGVLYIDLMEEPKDPKKFKASLEKIKRRYNTHLSKEELVS
- the secG gene encoding preprotein translocase subunit SecG, whose product is MTVLFYAFLFIFLFLCVILCGLILVQESKSMGLGSSFGVDSGDSVFGVSTPDILKKVTSWCAVAFCIGCLLLSFSTNLLGKKLDAKEFLLPAAEESDTQASSESVEADES